A genomic segment from Glycine soja cultivar W05 chromosome 20, ASM419377v2, whole genome shotgun sequence encodes:
- the LOC114402649 gene encoding GEM-like protein 4, which produces MKASFLHDLSNGISVTSTYHVGKSSKRYLLPDSCGKYSKSITKSKQNRAPFHHKSGFLQRFREHVRLGPKITDTVKGKLSMGARILQVGGVEKVFMQLFSVREGEKLLKASQCYLSTTSGPIAGLLFISTDKVAFCSDRSIKISSPNGDDVRVHYKVSIPLTKLKSVNKSQNVEKPSQKYIEIVTVDNFDFWFMGFFNYQKALRCLQQAVPQA; this is translated from the exons ATGAAAGCCTCATTTCTTCATGATCTATCTAATGGAATTTCTGTCACCTCAACATACCATGTTGGGAAGTCGTCAAAGAGATATCTTTTGCCTGATTCTTGTGGCAAATACAGCAAGTCTATCACGAAATCAAAGCAAAATAGAGCACCCTTTCATCACAAATCTGGATTCTTACAAAGATTCCGAGAACATG TGAGGCTTGGACCAAAGATAACAGATACAGTGAAAGGGAAATTAAGTATGGGAGCCAGAATTCTTCAGGTTGGTGGAGTAGAGAAAGTTTTCATGCAACTTTTTAGTGTGAGAGAAGGGGAGAAGCTGTTGAAAGCATCACAATGCTACTTATCAACCACATCTGGTCCTATTGCTGGTCTTCTCTTCATATCCACTGATAAAGTTGCCTTTTGCAGTGATAGATCCATCAAGATCTCTTCCCCAAATGGAGATGATGTTAGAGTCCATTATAAG GTCTCAATTCCCCTTACAAAATTAAAGTCTGTCAACAAAAGTCAGAATGTGGAGAAGCCTTCACAAAAGTACATAGAAATAGTAACTGTGGATAATTTCGATTTCTGGTTCATGGGTTTCTTCAATTATCAGAAAGCTTTACGATGTCTTCAGCAGGCTGTCCCTCAAGCTTAG